Proteins encoded together in one Triticum dicoccoides isolate Atlit2015 ecotype Zavitan chromosome 7B, WEW_v2.0, whole genome shotgun sequence window:
- the LOC119337266 gene encoding lysine histidine transporter 1-like, with protein MGTQAAENFEPPAKDVRTDEQKKIDDWLPITSSRNAKWWYSAFHNVTAMVGAGVLSLPYAMSELGWGPGIAVLVISWVITLYTLWQMVEMHEMVPGKRFDRYHELGQHAFGDKLGLWIVVPQQLIVEVGVNIVYMVTGGRSLKKFHDVICDGKCKDIKLTFFIMIFASVHFVLSQLPNLNSISGVSLAAAVMSLSYSTIAWGASVDKGKMVDVDYNLRATTTPGKVFGFFGALGEVAFAYAGHNVVLEIQATIPSTPEKPSKKPMWKGVVVAYIVVALCYFPVALIGYWAFGNSVDDNILITLNKPTWLIATANMMVVIHVIGSYQIYAMPVFDMIETVLVKKLKFPPGLTLRLIARTLYVAFTMFVAITFPFFGGLLGFFGGFAFAPTTYFLPCIMWLAIYKPKRFSLSWFTNWVCIVLGVCLMILSPIGGLRQIILDSKTYKFYS; from the exons ATGGGGACGCAGGCAGCGGAGAACTTCGAACCGCCGGCCAAG GATGTCAGGACGGATGAGCAGAAGAAGATTGACGACTGGCTCCCGATCACGTCGTCGAGGAACGCCAAGTGGTGGTACTCGGCCTTCCACAATGTCACCGCCATGGTCGGCGCGGGGGTGCTCAGCCTCCCCTACGCCATGTCCGAGCTCGGCTG GGGCCCTGGCATCGCGGTGCTGGTCATCTCGTGGGTGATCACGCTCTACACGCTGTGGCAGATGGTGGAGATGCACGAGATGGTGCCCGGGAAGCGGTTCGACAGGTACCACGAGCTCGGGCAGCACGCCTTCGGCGACAAGCTGGGGCTGTGGATCGTGGTGCCGCAGCAGCTGATCGTGGAGGTTGGCGTGAACATCGTGTACATGGTGACCGGCGGGAGGTCGCTCAAGAAGTTCCACGACGTGATCTGCGACGGCAAGTGCAAGGACATCAAGCTCACCTTCTTCATCATGATCTTCGCGTCCGTGCACTTCGTGCTCTCGCAGCTCCCAAACTTGAACTCCATCTCCGGCGTGTCCCTGGCCGCCGCCGTCATGTCGCTGTCCTACTCGACCATCGCGTGGGGCGCGTCGGTGGACAAGGGGAAGATGGTGGACGTGGACTACAACCTCCGCGCCACCACGACGCCGGGGAAGGTGTTCGGCTTCTTCGGGGCGCTGGGCGAGGTGGCGTTCGCGTACGCCGGCCACAACGTGGTGCTGGAGATCCAGGCCACCATCCCGTCCACGCCGGAGAAGCCGTCCAAGAAGCCCATGTGGAAGGGCGTGGTGGTGGCCTACATCGTCGTCGCGCTCTGCTACTTCCCCGTCGCCCTCATCGGCTACTGGGCCTTCGGCAACAGCGTCGACGACAACATCCTCATCACCCTCAACAAGCCCACCTGGCTCATCGCCACCGCCAACATGATGGTTGTCATCCATGTCATCGGAAGCTACcag ATTTACGCGATGCCGGTGTTCGACATGATCGAGACGGTGCTAGTGAAGAAGCTCAAGTTTCCTCCCGGCCTCACGCTCCGCTTGATTGCCCGGACCCTCTATGTTG CGTTCACCATGTTCGTCGCCATCACCTTCCCTTTCTTCGGTGGCCTGCTCGGATTCTTCGGCGGGTTCGCCTTTGCGCCCACGACATACTTC CTGCCCTGCATCATGTGGCTCGCCATCTACAAGCCCAAAAGATTCAGCCTCTCATGGTTCACCAACTGG GTCTGCATCGTCCTTGGAGTGTGCCTCATGATCCTGTCGCCAATCGGAGGGCTCAGACAGATCATCTTGGATTCCAAGACATACAAATTCTACTCATAG